A single Capricornis sumatraensis isolate serow.1 chromosome 20, serow.2, whole genome shotgun sequence DNA region contains:
- the IRF2BP1 gene encoding interferon regulatory factor 2-binding protein 1: MASVQASRRQWCYLCDLPKMPWAMVWDFSEAVCRGCVNFEGADRIELLIDAARQLKRSHVLPEGRSPGPPALKHPATKDLAAAAAQGPQLPPPQAQPQPSGTGGAVSGQDRYDRATSSGRLPLPSPALEYTLGSRLANGLGREEAVAEGARRALLGSMPGLVPPGLLAAAVSGLGSRGLTLAPGLSPARPAFGSDFEKEKQQRNADCLAELNEAMRGRAEEWHGRPKAVREQLLALSACAPFNVRFKKDHGLVGRVFAFDATARPPGYEFELKLFTEYPCGSGNVYAGVLAVARQMFHDALREPGKALASSGFKYLEYERRHGSGEWRQLGELLTDGVRSFREPAPAEALPQQYPEPAPAALCGPPPRAPSRNLAPTPRRRKASPEPEGEAAGKMTTEEQQQRHWVAPGGPFSADTPGVPSPIAALKNVAEALGHSPKDPAGSGGPVRAGGASPAASSTAPPPAQHRLVARNGEAEVSPTAGAEAVSGGGSGTGATPGAPLCCTLCRERLEDTHFVQCPSVPGHKFCFPCSREFIKAQGPAGEVYCPSGDKCPLVGSSVPWAFMQGEIATILAGDIKVKKERDP; encoded by the coding sequence ATGGCGTCCGTGCAGGCGTCCCGCCGCCAGTGGTGCTACCTGTGCGACCTGCCCAAGATGCCGTGGGCCATGGTGTGGGACTTCAGTGAAGCCGTGTGCCGCGGATGCGTGAACTTCGAGGGCGCGGATCGCATCGAGCTGCTCATTGATGCCGCCCGCCAGCTCAAGCGCAGCCACGTGCTCCCCGAGGGCCGTTCTCCGGGGCCCCCAGCCCTCAAACACCCGGCCACTAAGGACCTGGCTGCCGCCGCCGCACAGGGCCCTCAGTTGCCGCCTCCACAGGCCCAGCCCCAGCCGTCGGGGACAGGCGGCGCTGTCTCCGGCCAGGACCGCTATGACAGGGCCACATCGTCGGGCCGCCTCCCCCTGCCCTCGCCCGCCCTGGAGTACACTCTGGGGTCCCGCCTGGCCAATGGACTGGGCCGTGAAGAGGCTGTGGCGGAGGGGGCGCGAAGGGCCCTGCTTGGCTCCATGCCCGGCTTGGTGCCCCCCGGGCTGCTAGCAGCTGCGGTGTCTGGCCTGGGAAGCCGAGGCCTGACGCTGGCACCCGGCTTGAGTCCTGCCCGTCCAGCTTTTGGCTCCGATTTCGAGAAGGAGAAGCAACAGAGGAATGCGGACTGTCTGGCAGAACTGAACGAGGCCATGAGGGGCCGGGCAGAGGAATGGCACGGGCGCCCCAAAGCCGTGCGGGAACAACTGCTGGCGCTGTCCGCCTGCGCCCCTTTCAATGTCCGTTTCAAGAAGGATCACGGGCTGGTGGGACGTGTGTTCGCCTTCGATGCTACTGCCCGCCCGCCAGGCTACGAGTTCGAGCTGAAGCTCTTCACCGAATACCCCTGTGGTTCTGGCAACGTGTACGCGGGAGTCCTGGCAGTCGCTCGCCAGATGTTTCATGATGCTCTGCGCGAGCCGGGCAAGGCGCTGGCCTCATCAGGCTTCAAGTACCTCGAATATGAACGCCGGCACGGCTCTGGGGAATGGCGCCAGCTGGGAGAGCTGCTCACGGATGGGGTCCGCAGCTTCCGCGAGCCAGCACCCGCCGAGGCCCTGCCCCAGCAGTATCCAGAGCCGGCCCCTGCAGCCCTCTGCGGCCCTCCCCCACGAGCCCCATCCCGGAATCTGGCTCCCACTCCACGCCGTCGCAAGGCCTCCCCTGAGCCCGAGGGCGAGGCAGCTGGGAAGATGACCacagaggagcagcagcagcggcactgGGTGGCACCCGGTGGCCCATTCTCCGCTGATACCCCTGGTGTGCCCTCCCCCATCGCCGCCCTGAAGAACGTAGCCGAGGCCCTGGGCCACTCCCCCAAGGACCCTGCCGGAAGTGGGGGCCCTGTGCGCGCCGGGGGTGCCAGCCCCGCCGCCTCCTCCACGGCCCCACCTCCAGCCCAGCATCGTCTAGTGGCCCGCAACGGTGAGGCAGAAGTGAGCCCCACAGCAGGGGCGGAAGCTGTTAGCGGGGGTGGTAGTGGCACTGGGGCGACCCCTGGGGCCCCCCTGTGCTGCACCCTCTGCCGGGAGCGTCTGGAAGACACCCACTTCGTCCAGTGCCCCTCAGTGCCCGGACATAAGTTTTGTTTTCCCTGCTCCCGCGAGTTCATCAAGGCTCAGGGCCCTGCTGGAGAGGTGTACTGCCCCAGCGGAGACAAGTGCCCGCtagtgggctcctctgtcccctgggCCTTCATGCAGGGAGAGATCGCCACCATCCTTGCTGGAGACATCAAGGTTAAGAAAGAACGGGACCCCTAG